The genomic stretch ATTAAACAATGCTTCCCACAAACATACAATGCAAATGATCCATGTTACCATCATCTGACGGGATTTGTAAATCGCCAGTCGTGGATGGGTAGCTGCCAAACTCAGTAGTTTTGGAATATATAATTTCCATAATGGAAGTTTGACTATTTTATTGCCAATTGCATGAGGATCATGTGTGTAAATATGATCTGCGAAAAACAAAATGTCTTCGCCAGCCTGATACAAATCCTCGGCAATTTGGTTGAGTGCTTCGTTTCGAGAGAAATTCATTAGAATAGATTTTTTTCATTCGTCAGTTTCAATGATTTCACAACCGCACACGGACCTTTTAGTTTCCCAAATTCGGAAGGAATAAATTTCCAAACGGTTTTGTCCGACCTCAACTCATAAATTACGTTTGCTTGCTCCGATGTAGGAACAAATTCGACTATGGCAAATATAGTATTGCCAACTTCATAAACATAATACTGAAGTTTTCCGTCTTTTTCATAGCTTGTAATTGATATAATTACATCATCACAAATATCAATCTCGACTTCAATCGCATTCTGCGCAGCAACTTTGGGGAACTGACTTTTGGTTTGCGCATCTCCAATACCGCCAAACGAAAGTACAAACGCAAGTATTGTAGTAATTAGCCAACGTTTCATTTCTTTTTGCTTTTTGCCCTCAATTCTTTAGTTTTAATGTCTTCTCGCCAAACGCGAACATTCAAATATTTTTTGGTTGGTGTTAATTGAACGATATGCGTTAACGAACAGTCACAACAAACAGACGCCTCAACATATGTGCCGTTCTTTCGTTTGTACCACCGATATGGCTTGCCTTCATCAACCTGAACAAGTTTAGAGTAATTGATTTTTGGTTTTTCATTCACTATCTACTCACCTGGCGGCCTTGCTTGGGGAACTTGCCACAAAGTTATTGTACCAATAAATTATTATGCTTCTTCAAATATTCAATCGCGCTATATAATTTATCAAGGCTTTCGGTAAAATTTCCTAAGCCAGCATTACAACGTACACAAAGTAATTCTCGTACTTTACCAGTTTTATGGTTGTGATCCACACACAATCTACCAGTTGGTTTATTTTTGCACAAAGCACAATAGCCTTGTTGTGCCTCGATCATTTGCTCATATTGCGCTTCAGTAAGATTGTACCGTGTCTTAAGCCGCCATTCATAACTTTTTCTAATACGTTCTTCTTTGTGTAAATTATGATAAGTATTTGCCTTTGCTAAAAGCTTTTTTCTATTTCTTTTGTAATAGTTTCTGCCGTAAGCCCGTTTTTCTTCGTTAGTTTGCATTAACGTCGTACTTGCCTACCCTCTTTAGGAAAGCGACCATACTGTTGCTTCATCTTATCACGCATATGTTGCCAATCACTTGATTTCTCAACGCTCACACCTTGATGCAAATATCGTGCCGAGTCAACCGAATGGTCATGTTCACCGTCTTTGATGATCTCGCCTTTTTTGTTTCGTTTGTATCCTGACCGCATTGCAGTTGCAAGATATGGACATTTTGTAGGATTCAACCGAAAATATGGATGGCCGTCCTCCAAACGAACAAGGTCCATGCACATTGACTTGATGCCGTCTTCAATTGATTGGTCACGACCACGAGGATGCAAACCATAAGTTTTCAATGTCTTAATACTGGAATTACCCCATTGATCTTCGTTGCGACCAGAAATATCTACCCAATCAATAAATGTACATCCTGGGAATTCCAAATTACTTTTCGATAAAACCTGTTGGACAAAGCTATCAATCAAGATACCCGATCCATAGATTTCGTCGATAAAGTTCTTTGTATTCCCAAAGCATTGAGCGAATTCAACACACGGATGGACTTTCCCAAAATCCCAACCTCGATAGATCAATTTGCCTTTCGATGGCAACCAAACCAAGTTTTCGTCTTCGTGAAGTGCTCGTTTGTAATCACCAAAGACGGGATATGCATCACGATGACCTACTGGTTTGAGTTCGAATTCCCGATCCCAATCTTCTTTTGGATATTCGGTAGCCGCTTTCTTAGCCCATGCAGCATCTTTTGATTCGTCCGCCGAATAATGCAAACGAAGGAGAACAAACCCTTCGTCATTTTGCTTTGTCGTCGGTAGTGGAGTTTGTTCCGGCATTTGCAACGTCTCGAATTTTCTTAGTTTTCATCGACTTCATTAATGACTGAATAACTTGCGGGTCGTCAAGTTGAGTTGCCTTGCTCTCTGGTTGTAATTTCGCTAATGTTTCCAAGCACCTAATTTTTTCGCTTGTAGATTTTGCTGCACGGTACTGCTTGACTAACTCCTTGATAATCCAATCACGTGAACTGTCCTCAGATTTGAGAATTTTATTTGTTGCCGCTGCATCTGCTTGACAAACAAAGCAAGTTGGCGATCTTAGCTTTCCTGGACCTGGAACTGGTTTGAAATCTTCTATTAGTCTAGTTTCGCCGCAGGTCCGGCACTCACGAGTTTCTTCGGCCATAACCTATCGATTATTAACTTCTTTATGCCCAACCATACCTTGCTTGGCCAATCGTTCGTAACTTGCCAATCTCAGTTGCGTGGTTTTACCAAGCCAAATTTGAACCTTTAGGTATTCGGCTTGGTGTTCGAATTCACAATGAAATCGCAGTTCTCGCTGACTTGTCAACTGAATTTTACAAAACCGACACGTAACCATCTCGAAGTCTCTGCCTTCAATTCTAGTATAACAACGTTTGGTGTGTTTGTCAATACCAATTATACGACAAACCAAACATAAGTTGGTATAATTGGAGCACCATGTCAGGTTTGAACTGACAACTCATCGCTTGGAAGGCGAGTAGGTTACATTACACCCAATGGTGCTTCGTGCGTGTTTTCAAGTGGATGCGATCCCCCACGGCGTCACAAAAGGATAAGGAGCCTTTGTCGGTTCCTGCATTTGGCATCACCCCCCTTGAGAAATCATATTTAATATCATAAGCTTACATCACTTTGGTGGAGGAAAAACTGGTATGTTTTTCTACCAATCATGGGAACTCGTTTGCGTTTATCATAATCTTTGCGGAAGATCAGCCGAGGGGCTGTTGCCCTCGGCGATTCTTCCCGAAGTTATGATCCGAAATCCGCCCCTGGGGAGTGGGTGGGAAGTAATATTGAATTTTTCTTTTCTTCTCTTAGTACCACTTTCCCAAGCATATAATTTAGATATCTAACTTATTAAAATCATTGAAATCATTTGTGGGAAATGCGTTTTTTGAAAAGGTCAATTTTTGAGTACCAATTCGTTTATCGTGTGGAAATTATTGGAATAATATAGTATTTTTTGGAGTAAACTTGACATATCAAGAATATTTTTAAGTCGGCAAAGTATTTTAATCGTTCGGGTTAAAGACTCGATTAGCAACAGGATCAAGAAGATAGTTACTTACTTTCATAAGAAACCCTTTAGACTTACTAAAACTTCCATAAAAGCACTTACGACAAAGTAGGCCCCGCACTTTCCCATTCTTTCGGTTGTAATCAATAAACAGCTTTTTTGGTCTTTTATTACAGAGTTCACAAAGCCCTAATTGATAATCGTACAACTTTTTGTAATCATCATCGGTGATAAAATTAATATTCATACAATCCAATTATCCCCAAGTTCAAAGTATTGCATCATTCGATCAGTAATTAATGCTGGATTCTCTTTTCGAAGTCCAGCCCAATATAAGCAATGGTCACATAATAAATGAACTTGTTTGGTTCTTTTATATTTATCTGGTTTGAGAAATCGTTTGCTTGGTTGTTGACACAGTTCACACAATCCACGTTGGTTCTCAAATGCTTTAACATATTCAAGTGGATCACAACCAAATCGACGTTTGATATTCTGTCTTTCATAGTATTTCAAATCACTTAGCTCCATGTGAACCTCCTACCTTCTAATTCTAATATAACATATGATAGGGGAAAGTCAAGTCCTGACTTGACTCACACTTCAAAAACCGACCAGAAACCTCACAGACCGTATGCCTAGCTAGGAGGGGGGTGCCAGGTGGGGTCGTACCACAACTGCGGCAGTGAAATCCATCCTGTCCCATGTTGACATCACTTGTCATGTAGGGAATTCCTTCACTACTGCCTGCGTATGGTTCTTCATGCAGGCGCGAGTGCCCGATTCCACCGTTGGCACGACGATTGCATACTCGCGCTCGGTTGGCACGCCAGGTTGCGACGTGCGCGTAGCACGAAGTGGGCCAAAGTGGTTGCGGGAAGTTTCGGGAAGTTGCCGTCGGATTGACGGCCAAAAGCGGAAATTGACAGCCAGTGCCACCGCGTTTGACACCAAAAGCAAAACTTGTGCCACAACAGGGTGCGAAAGCGGTCGCAAGCGGTCGCAAGCGGTCGCGATTCTGTTGGCACCTCGCTTGCTTTTCCCGGTGCTCGTGGAAATCGATC from Patescibacteria group bacterium encodes the following:
- a CDS encoding endonuclease VII domain-containing protein, with product MQTNEEKRAYGRNYYKRNRKKLLAKANTYHNLHKEERIRKSYEWRLKTRYNLTEAQYEQMIEAQQGYCALCKNKPTGRLCVDHNHKTGKVRELLCVRCNAGLGNFTESLDKLYSAIEYLKKHNNLLVQ